A region of the Cupriavidus taiwanensis genome:
TGTCCAGGTGGGCAATCAGCATGACGCGGCGCTTGCCGGTGCCGGTCAAGGTGGCCTTGACCATGGTACCCGGGCCCTTGGTCACGGGCAGCCGCTCCACCTTTGCGCCTAGCGCCTGCAGGCGCTTCTCGGTATAGCTGGCCATCTGCGCCAGCCCTTTGGCATTGGCGCTGCCGGATTCGATCGACACCATCTCCTTGAGCGACTGCACGACCCTGGGCTGCGCGGCCTGCGCTGCGGACAGCAGCGCGGCATCGGGCTGCGCGGCAATGGCCGGCGTGCCGGCCCCGGCAAGCGTCAGGGCAGCGGCAACCGCAACGTGGCGAACGGAAAACGGCATGGAATCTCCTCGGTGTGGTGTTGTTGGCGGTGCCGCGATCATGGCCGTTCGCCGCGGCACAACGGCACGATGCTAGTCCTTGCCAGCCACTATGGGGAGGTTCAATATCGCCAATCCGGATGCCGATCCCGCCACGGCGTTCGGCATCCGGCCCATCTTCAACCATTCGAACGCCTCGAGGCATGCCAGCCCCCACCGCCGCCATCGCGCCCTCGTCACAGAATGTCCCGCTGCACGTGCGCCTGCTTTGGCTGCCGCAAGCCATGCCCGGCAGCCTGTTCACCACGCTCGACGTGCTGCGCACGGTGGCCGGCGTGGCCAGCCTGCAGCGCCCCGGTGCCGCGCCGACGCTGAGCTGGCAACTGTGCCGCGCCAACGGGCGCACACTGGCCACCGAGCTACCGGGCTTGGTATCGTCGACGCGGCGCGCACGCGTGCCGGGCAGCCGCACGCTGCTGGTCATTCCCGCGCTGCTGGCCAGCAATGCGCCGCAGCTGGGCGAACTGGTGCTGCGCGATGCCGCGGCGCTGCGGCTGGTGGAGCGCCATGCGCGCGCCGGCGGCTGGATTGCCGCGTGCGCGTCGGGGATGGTGCTGCCGCTGCAGCTGGGGCTGCTGGATGGCGCGAGCGTGGGGGCGCCGTGGATGTTCCAGAGCTGGATGGCGCGCCAGTACCCGCATTGCGATCTGACCAGCGACGCGGCCATGAGCGTGCACGGGCACGTGTTTTCGTGCGTGGCGCCCGCGCTGCAGGTGGAATTCATGCTGCGCGTGCTGGGCCACCTGCACGACCCTGACCTGGCGCAGGCGGCGTCGCGGCTGATGCTGTTCCAGCCCGAGCGCCAGCGCAGCGTGCCGGCGCTGGTGTCGCAACGCTGGCTCGGCCGCACCGCCGACAGCCCGGTCTACCGCGCCATCTTATGGCTGCGCGACCATGTGTCCGAGCCCTACCGGCTGGCCGCGGTGGCGCAGGCGGCGGCGGTCAGCGAACGCACGCTGCTGCGGCATTTCCGCCAGGTCACCGGCATGACGCCGCTGGACTACCTGCACACGCTGCGCGTGGAGCGTGCCCGCATGTTGCTGGAGGTCACGCTGCACGGCACCCATGCCATTGCCGAGGCCTGCGGCTACAGCGATGCCGCGGCGTTCCGCCGGCTGTTCCAGCGTGCCGCCGGCATGTCGATGTCGGATTACCGCGCCCGTTTTGCGCTGCGGGCGCGGCGGCGCTACTGGCGCATGGAAGATACCGCTGCAAAGCGTGCCGCGCAGCGCGGCGCGCAGCGATAGCCGCTCGCTTGCTGCGCTCAGGGACGCAGCGAGATGTGGTTGACCACGTCCTCCACGCCCTGCACGTACCAGGCATCGCGCTCGGCCTGGCGGCGCGTGCGCTCGTTGCTGACGCAGCCCTCGAGCGTGACCACGCGGTCCTGCGTATGCGCGCTGACCTGGGCGGCATCGACGAAGGGGTCGGTCTCGAGCACCAGCATCAGCGCCTCGGTGATTTCATCGTCACGGTCGGCCTCGGCGGGCGCCACCACCAGTTCATTGACCACGCAGCGGCAGCCGCGCGACCACCACGCCAGCACGCCGGCCAGGCGCATGTGCGACAGGCTGATCACCTGCCCCCACAGCGTCACCACGCCGTCCTGCACCGCGACCTCGATCCAGCCGTTGCGTTCGTTCACCGGTTCGCGCATGGCCTCGGGCTTGCCCTTGACGCGCGCGCAAATCTTGCAATTGTGGAATTCGACGGCATTGAGCAGGCGCTCGCATACGGCATCGCGCAGCTCGCCGTCGCCAACCGGTGCGCCGCCGTTGGCCACGCGCAGGTGGTCGATCACGCTGGTGACGCCGTCCACGCGCCGCAGCGTCGCCGCGGCCCGGGTCTTGTCGACGATATCGGCCACCTCGCCTTCGAGGATCAGCGCCCCGTCCGAGAGCCGCAACTGGATGGTGGGATGGAGGACATGGCCCTGATAAGGCACATGGGCCAGGGCTGCGCGCGCCTGCGTCAGCACCGCTTCGCTACTCTGCATGTTGTCGCCTCGCCGGTTGGTCTGGAGATGGAAGGATGCGCGCCCCTGCCTGCAGGCGCGCGGGAGCGGCGCCGCGGCCTCCTTCACCCCCGGGACCCGGCAACCGCTTCCTCATTATAGGAAGCGGTGCGCCGCTGGCCCCTGCCGCCACCGGCGCGCGCGCCGTGCCGGCAGGCCTCAGGCGCCGGCCGCCGCGCGCGCGCGGGCGACTTCCTGGTTGCGCAGGATAAAGCGCTGGACCTTGCCGCTGGGGGTCTTGGGCAGTTCGGCGACGAACTCGACCTCGCGCGGGTAGGCATGGGCGGCCAGGCGCTGGCGCACGTGCAGGCGCAGCGTTTCGGCCAACTCGGGCGACCCCTGGTGGTGCGGGTCCAGCACCGCGAAGGCCTTGATCAGCTCGGTGCGCTCGGGGTCGGGCTTGCCGATCACCGCGGCCTCGACCACCGCCGGGTGCTCGATCAGCGCGCTTTCCACGTCGAACGGCCCCACCCGGTAGCCGGAGGTGGTGATGACGTCGTCGGCGCGGCCGATAAAGCTGATGCTACCGTCGTCGTTGAGCTCGGCGGAATCGCCGGTCAGGTAGTAGTCGCCGGCAAAGGCGCCGGTGGGCGTGCCGTGGTAGCCGCCGAACCAGCACATCGGCGAGCGCTTCAGGTCCAGCGCCAGCGTGCCCGGCTGGCCGGCCGGCAGTTCGCGCAGCGCGTCGTCGACCACCACCACGCGGTGCCCGGGGCTGGCAAAGCCGGCCGCGCCCATGCGCACCGGGTGGGCCAGGGCGTGGTGGTTGCACAGCACCATGCCCAGCTCGGTCTGGCCATAGTGGTCGTGGATGGTGACGCCCAGCTCGCTGGCGAACCAGCGGATCACTTCCGGGTTGAGCGGCTCGCCGGCGCTGCTGACGGCGCGCAGCTGCCCGCGCAGCGGGCCGGACACGGCCTCGCCCGCCGCGATCAGCAGCCGGTAGGCCGTGGGCGAGCCGGCCAGGTTGGTGATGCCGTATTTGCGGATCACGCGGCAGGTGCTGTCGACCGTGAACGGGCCGTCGTAGAACGTGGTGGCATGGCCCAGCGACAGCGGGCCGGTGACGGCGTAGTACAGGCCGTAGGCCCAGCCCGGATCGGCCAGGTTCCAGAACGCGTCGTCGTCGCGCAGGTCGACCGCGTCGCGCATATAGCCGGCAAACGCCGCAATGGCCTTGAGCGGCACCAGCAGCGGCTTGGCCGGGCCGGTGGTGCCGGAGGTGAACATCATCAGGAAGGGGTCGTCGCCGCGCCGCATCACCGGTGCGAACGATGCCGGCTGGCGTGCCAGTTCGGCCCAGAAGCTGAAGTCGCCCGCGCTCAGAGCGTGTTGCTCCGCGCTCCCTTGGGTGCCGGTTACCGTGACGATGGCGGGACAGCCGCCCACCTCGTCCAGCTTGGGCCGGTTGGCCGTATCGGTGACCACCACCTTTGCCCCCGACGCATTGAGCCGGTGTTCGATGGCCTTGGGCCCAAAGGCGGTAAACAGCGGCTGGTACACGGCCCCGGCGCGCCACGTGCCGAGGATTGTCACCAGCAGTTCCGCGTTGCGCGGCAGCAGGCCCGCGACGCGGTCGCCCGGCTGCACGCCCTGCGCCGTGAGGAAGCCAGCGAACTGTGCCGACAGCGCCTGCAGCTCGGCGAAGGTCCAACTGCGCGCGTCGCCGTTGCGCCCTTCCCAGTTCAGCGCAATGCGGCCGGGCTGCGCGTGCCGGTCGCAGCATTCGACGCAGGCGTTCATTGCCGCCAGGCTGCCGTGCAGTTGCCGGGCCACGGCGTCGTCATAGGAAAATCCGTCGAAAGCTTGGGCGTAGTCGCGCATTGGGTCTCCTGGATCCGGCTTGTGCCTTGTAGTCGGTGGCCGTGCGCGTTGGCCGCGCCACGGCTGCCGCAAGAGTGTGCGCTACGGCCCGCCGATCCGGCAATAACCGTTTCCGCCAGCGCGGCTGACGGTTTTTGCCATCCCTGCCATGCGCATCAACGGCGCGCCCAGGCGCGCTTGACGCGGCGCCGCCGGCCCCACACGATACGGGCATCACCTACGGGAGACAGCGCATGTGCACCAACTATGCCCCGGTCCAGCGCCGCATCCTGCGGGAGATCTTCGGCGTGGAGCCACCCGCGGGCGTGTACAAGGCCGAGACCTACCCCGACTATGCGGCGCCGATCGTGCGTGCCGATGACGGCGGTGCGCGCAGCGCCGACCTGGCCGCGTTCGGCATGGTGCCGCGCGCGCGCATTCCACCCGGCGCACGGCGTTACGACACCACCAATGCCCGCAGCGAAACCGTGGGCGAGCGCCCCGCCTTTGCCCGCTACTGGCGCCAGGGCCAGCTCTGCCTGATACCGGCCACGGCGTTCTACGAGTTTGCGTACCCCGATAATGTGGCGGACGGTGCCGCGCCGGGCAAGCCGGTGCGCTGGCGCGTGTGGCTGCCCGGCGAGCCGGCCTTCGGCATTGCCGGGCTGTGGCGCGGCTGGCCGGACCAGGCGCTGTCCTTCACCATGCTGACGGTCAATTCGGCGCAGCACCCGCTGCTGCAGCGCTTCCACAAGCCGGGCGACGAGAAGCGCGCCGTGGTCATCGTGCCGCGCGCACAGTGGGACGACTGGCTGGCGTGCCGGGACCCCGAGATCGCGCGTACCTTCCTGCGGCTGTTGCCCGCCGATGCCCTGCACGCCGAGCCGGCGCCCAAAGTGCAGGGAGCGCCCATTCCCGACGCGGATTAGCGCGACCGGCGCGGCGGCGGCAAGGCTCGATCCGCCGCTGCCCTTGTCATGGCGATTTTCCCGACTACACTCGTTGCTGGACGCCGACGGGCGTCTGATTGCTGATCGGGCCCCCGACCACCCCGGCCGGGGGCTCGATTCTTTGCGCCGGTCCGGCTCAGAAGCGATAGGTGACCGTGCCCACCACCGTGCGGCGCGCGCCGAAATAGCAGTCGCCGCGGGCGAGGCAGGTGGTCAGGAACTGCTTGTCGAACAGGTTGTTGGCGTTCAGCGCGACCCGCAGCGGGCCGTGGTCATAGGCGATCATGGCGTCGTACAGCGTCACGCCGCCAACGCGGTTCTGGTCGTTGCCGTCATAGCTGGGCCCGACGTAGCGCAAGCCGCCGCCCGCCACGAAGCCCGGGATCCCGAACAGCTTGAAGCGATAGTTGGCCCACAACGACGCCATGTTCGACGGCGTGCTCGCCAGCTTCTTGCCGACCTCGGCCGGGGTGCCGTCGATCACGCGCGCATCCAGGTAGGTGTAGGTCGCGATCAGGTCCAGCCGGTTCGTCAGCGAAGCCAGGGCCTCCACCTCGATGCCGCGCGTGCGTGCTTCGCCCACCTGCACCGAATCCGGAATGCCGTTGACCACGCCGGCGGTCTTGCGGTTCTTCTCGCGCATGTCGAATGCCGCGATGGTCAGCGTCGCGTTCTTGCCGGGCGGCTGGTACTTGATGCCCGCCTCCCATTGCGAGCCGCGCAGCGGCTTGAAGGCCTGGTTGGCCTTGTTGAAGCCGGCCAGCCCCTGGAACGACTCGGAGTAGCTGACGTACGGGTTCAGGCCGATGTCCGAGCGGTACATCAGGCCGGCGCGCTTGGTCAGTTCGCTGTCGTCGCGGCTGGCCGACGGCGTGTTGTCCTGCGCGGCGCGCGACCAGTCATAGCGCAGCCCCAGCATCAGCAGCCACTTGTTCCAGGCCAGCTGGTCCTGCACGTACAGGCCGGTTTGCGCCTGCGTGGCAGGGCTCAGCGAGCGCGTGCCCGGCGGCGTGAAATTGCCGTAGACCGGGTTGAACACATCGAGCGGCGCGGCGGAACCGCCCACGCCGGTGGTCCCCGTGATTTCAGCGTGCTGGTAGTCAACGCCCGTCAGCAGCGTGTGCTGGATCGGGCCGGTGCGGAAGTTGGTCTGTGCCTGCGTGTCGACCGCGAACGAATTCAGCGTCGGCTGATTCACGTAGACGGTGCGGTTCATCAGCGTGTTGCTGCCCGGCACCCAGCCGCGATTTGCATCGTTGAATCGCGCGTAGATGCTGCGGTAGTCCACCGAACTGTGCGAGTAGCGCAGGTTCTGCCGCACCGTCACAGTGTCGTTGAACTTGTGCTGGAATTCGTAGCCGACCGACTGCTGCTCAGCGGTGTAGCGGTCAAAGCCGGGTTCGCTGATGAACAGGTGGTCGGGAATCTGCCCGCCCGGGTTCGGGTACAGCGTGCCGCGCCACGGGAAGAATCCGACCGAAGTCCCGCTCACGTCGCGCTGGAAGTTGGCCAGCAGCGTCAGCGAGGTGTCCTGGGTCGGCCGCCATGTCAGCGACGGCGCGAGCAGGTAGCGGTTGTCCTGCACGTAGTCGACCTGCGTGTCGCTGTCGCGCGCCAGCGCCACCAGTCGGTACAACCACTTGCCGTCCGCATCGAGCGGGCCGGTCACGTCCGCCTGCACCTGCTTGCGGTTGTAGTTGCCGAACTGCACCCCGATCTCGCGCGCCGCTTCCGCCTGCGGACGCTTGCTGACCAGGTTCAGGATGCCGCCGACCGCGCCCTGGCCGAACAGCATCGACGACGGCCCGCGCAGCACATCGATGCGCTCCAGGGCGTATACGTCGGGACGCACGTTGTTGTAGAAGCCGACCTGGTTCAGCAAGCCATCGCGATACTGCGTGAAGTCCGTGCCTCGGAACTTGCCCCAATCACCGCGCGCGTCATTGCCGAACGGGCCGGCATAGACCCCGGCGCTGTAGCCGATGGCCTGCTGCACGGTCTGCGCACCCTGCGCTTCCATGCGGTCGCGCGTGATGACGGTGATCGACTGGGGCGTCTCCATCACCGGCGTGTCGGTCTTGGTGGCGGTGGCGCTGCGTTTCGCCACAAAGCCATGGACCGGGCCGGTGGCGCTTTCATCCTCGCTGCTGGCGCGCACCGTGACCGCCGGCAGTTCCGCCGCGGCTGCGGCCGCCGGCGCGGCAGGCACAGGGCTTTCGCCGGACTGCGCAAACACGCCGCCGGCCTGCAGGCTCAGCACGAGGGTGGTCAGGGAAAGACGGCATGGGGTGACAAGCGCGGAGCGGGCAAAGCGCGGCTTCGCCCGACGGTTCGGGTGCAGAGACATCACTCAGGGGGTCAAATTGTGGCGGTGCCGCCAAGCGGCATCACAAGTGGAAAATTCTGAATTACGAATAGGAATGATTCGTGATTACATCAGAATTGTAGCTGAATGTGTCAGACACGAGACATATGATCCGCACTTTTCGTGGGATTCTTTGTCCGGGTGACCGATTTTCCGCTTTGTACGATGTCAGCCACGCATTTTTACGCTGTAGCATAAAAATATTGCTCGCCTTATTTTCTGCTGCTACAGTAAATCCGAATGGAAATCGAGTTTGACTTGGCAAAGGACGCCATCAACCAACGTCATCACGGGTTGTCACTGGCCGCTGCAGGGTTGACTGACTTCGATAACGCCCTCCTGAAAATCGATGACCGCAAGCCGTACGGCGAAGCCCGTTACATCGCCTATGGACCGATTGGTACGCGCCTGTATTGCCTGGTATTCACGATGCATGGCGACACACTCTGGGCAATCAGCCTGCGTAAAGCCAATTCAAGAGAGCTGCGAGACTATGAACAGGAAACCAGACCTCATCCGCCCCACCCCGGAAGAAGACGCCGCCATCTCGCAAGGGATTGCGCAAGACCCCGATGCGACGTCCGTGCCGACAGAGCAGTTCGGGAAGTTGCGCCCGGCACGGGAACTGCTCGGCAACGATAAAGCCGATGCACTGGCTAAACGTCGCGGCAGGCCTGCCAAACCGGCCGGCGAGCGCAAGGTCAATCAGACGCTGCGCATCGATCCCGACGTGCTGGCCGCCTACAAGGCAACCGGCAGCGGCTGGCAAACACTGATGAATGAGGCCCTGCGCGACTATGCGGCGGCGCGCCGGATGCTGCCCCGGCGCTAGTGCCGGACGATCCCGTCATTCGCCCTGCAAACGGCCAAGGAACCGCCTGCCCGCCTCGATCACCGCGCTGTCCGGCTGCATCTGGTAGCGCACGATCATGCCCTCGATGCACAGCATCGCCTCCGCCGCCACCGCCTGTGGCGCGCGCAGGCCGAGGCGCGCCGCGAGGTCGGCGACGAACGCCTCGAGGTCGGCCTTGTGGGCCGCCGCCTGCTGCTGCGCCTCGGCGTCGCCGCCGGCCTCGGCCACCACGTTGATGAAAGCGCAGCCGCGGAAGTCGCGGCCGAACCAGTCGGCCAGCGCGTCGGCGATCACGTCAAGGCGGGGCCGCTCGGCAAGGCGGGCTTCCACGTCCTGGCGGAACCACGCCATCCACTCGTCATGCCGGCGCGCCAGGAACGCCGCGATCAGCGCGTTCTTGGAGGCGAAATGCCGGTAGAGCGACATCTTGGCGACGCCGGATTCGGCAATGATCCGGTCGATGCCGGTGGCGCGGTAGCCCTCCTGGTAGAACAGGCGGGCGGCGGTGTCGAGAATGCGGTCGCGGGCGGAAGGCGTGGCCATGTGATGCAAGCGGGGTAGCAAGAACAGGAGAAGCGCCCGGGGCTGCGCTAAGCCCCGCCCCGGGCCTGTGCTTCGATACTATGACAGACAGACCTGTCTAGCAATGGCCGCGATCAGCCTTCCAGCTGGGCGGCCGCATCGCGCAGCGCCGTGCGCAAGCCCTCTTCCACCACCGGGTGGTAGAACGGCATGGTCAGCATCTGCGCGATGGTCAGCCCCTGCTGGTACGACCATGCCAGCAGGTGGGCGATATTCTCGGCGCGCGGGCCGGTCCATTCGGCGCCCAGGAAGCGGCCCGTGGCCTGGTCGGCATAGACGTGCATCAGCCCCCGGTTCTTCAGCATGACGCGGCTGCGGCCCTGGTCTTCAAAGCTCACCTCACCGGTGACGAAGCTGCCCTCGGCCAGGTCCGCATAGCGCTGACCGACCATCGCGATCTGCGGGTCGGTGAACACCACCGCGATCGGCGCGCGACGCGCCAGCGGCTTCACCTGCGGATAGCTGGCGGCGTTCTCGCCGGCGGCCTTGCCCTCGTCCGCGGCCTCATGCAGCAGCGGCAGGATGTTGTTGGCATCGCCGGCGATAAAGACCGGCGCGTTGCCGCACTGGAGCGTGTGCGCGTCGAACAGCGGCACGCCGCGCGCATCCAGCGCCAGGCCGGTGTTCTCCAGGGCCAGGCCGCGCACATTGGGCGCGCGTCCGGTGGCTGCCAGCGCGTAGTCGAAGCGCTCGGTCACGCTGCGGCCTTCGCGGTCGAGGTAGGTCACCACCACCTGGTCGCCGTCGCGGCCCATGTCGGTCACCTGCGCGTCAGGATCGAGGTAGAACTCCTGGTTGAAGTTGCGCGCCGCGTCGGCGCGGATCACCGGGTCGGTCAGCGGCCCGAGCGAGCCGCTGACGCCGAACACGCGCACCCGCACCCCCAGCCGCGACAGCGCCTGGCCCAGCTCCAGCCCGATCACGCCGGGGCCGAACACCACCACGCTGCCGGGCAGGTCCTGCCACGAGAACACATCGTCATTGACGATCAGGCGGTCGCCGAACACCTTGAACGGCGCCGGCAGCACCGGCGTGGAACCCGTGGCGATGACCACGCGGCTGGCGCGCACGGTGGTGTGCCCATCCACCTCCAGCGTGGTGGTGTCGATAAAGCGGGCATAGCCCCGAATGCGGTCGGCCGGCGCGATGCTCTCCATGCCGCGCACCACGAAGCCGACAAAGCGGTCGCGCTCGCTGCGCACGCGCGCCATCACCTCGCGGCCATCGACGCGGATCTGGCCGTCGACATGCACGCCGAACGGCGCGGTGTGGCGCAGTTCATGCGCGGCCTCGGCGGCGGCGATCAGCAGCTTGGAGGGCATGCAGCCCACGCGGGCACAGGTGGTGCCGTAGGGGCCGCCTTCGATGATCACGGCGCGCTTGCCGGCCGCAATCGCGGCGCGGTAGGCGGCAAGGCCGGCGGTGCCTGCGCCGATCACGGCGACGTCGGTCTGGATGGTGGTCATGGCGGTGGTTCCTTTGTGTTCTGAAGCGTCAGGCTGGGTCAATCAGCGGGCTGGATGGCGCCGCCCGGGGCGGATTCGCGGGCAAGGCGGCGCAATCGGGTCCGGCGACTGCCGGCCCCGTGGCTCGGGGCAAGAATGGGAATCAGCTGATTGCAGCTCAGGCGGCCAGGTACTGCTGCAGCGCTTCGGCGCCGCCGATCAGCTTGCCGTTGATAAAGACCTGCGGCGCGGTCATCTCGCCCGACACGGCACCCAGTACCTTGCCGCGCACCTTGTTGTCGAGCGGCACGTCGACGTAGTCGAAGCCGTTGTCGTCGAGCAGCTGCTTGGCCTTGGCGCAGAACGAGCAACCGACCTTGGAGAACACCACCACCTGGTCAGGCTTGCGCGCGCCCGGGGCGATGTGGGCCAGCATGGTGTCCGCATCGGACACCTTGAACGGGTCGCCCGGCTCCTCCGGCTCGATGAACATCTTCTGCACCACGCCGTCCTTGACCAGCATCGCGTAGCGCCAGCTGCGCTTGCCGAAGCCCAGGTCGGCCTTGTCCACCAGCATGCCCATGCCTTCGGTGAATTCACCGTTGCCGTCGGGGATCATGGTGATGTTTGCGGACTCCTGGTCCTTGGCCCATTCGTTCATCACGAAGGTGTCGTTCACCGACACGCACAGGATGTCGTCGACGCCATGCCTGGCGAAGACGGGGGCCAGTTCGTTGTAGCGCGGCAGGTGGGTCGAGGAACAGGTCGGGGTGAAGGCGCCCGGCAGCGAGAACACCACCACGGTCTTGCCGTCGAACAGCTCGCCGGTGGTGACGGTCTTCCACTCGTTGTCTTCACGCACACGGAAAGCGACATTGGGAACGCGTTGGCCTTCGCGGGATTGCAGCATCAGTTCACTCCTGGTTCTGGATCGGGTTGGTTTCAGCTGCGGGTTGCAGCGAAGGCCCCATTCTGGAGACCGGGAAGTGATTTGTACAATTCATCGTATCAACAGCGATGATTGCCAAAGACTATGATTAGGGCATAGGCACCGCCTATCGGCCCGGAAGCCGTCTGGCCCGCGCGGACGAAAAAGCATATTTTTTCGGGAAAACCCCGGGGAGTGCCCTATCATGCGGCATCTCCTCCGATTCCCTTCTTCGCAATGACCCGACCTTGCCGCCTGCCGTACCGCCACCGGTGGGCATCCCTGCTCATGCTGTCGCTTGCGCTGGCCCTTCCCGCGCACGCCGAGACGCTGAAGAAGCCGGCGCTGGAAGCCCTGACCGGCAACAGCGCGGCCGCGGCCAAGGCGGCCCAGGCCGACCTGCCTGCCTTCATGGCGGCGGCGGCCAAGGCCGAGCCGACGGTCGCGCCCGCGGTGGCGGCGTGGCAGTCGAAGGCGCCGCTGTCGGGCGACAACCTGGTCAATGTCGCCCGGCTGCTAGGGGTCTACAACCGGCTGCGCAACGAGGCCGCGGCCATCGACTTGCTCGGCAAGATGGTGGCGCTGCGCACCGTGCGCGAGGAAAAGATCGCCCAGCACGAGAATCCCGCCATCATCGAGTTCGGCAGGATGATCGAGGGCATGGCGCGCGAGTTCGGGCTGGCCTATCGCAATGTCGACAACCGCGTGTTCGAGGTGACCCTGCCCGGCGGCGGCAAGGACACCTTCGGCATCCTGACCCACGCCGACGTGGTGCCGGCAGTGGCCGAGGAATGGGTGCTGGATGACGGCACCAGGCTTGACCCGTTCCGCATGACGCGCATCGGCGACCTGCTGTACGGGCGCGGCACCATCGACGACAAGGGCTCGATCGCGGCGGTGCTGTACGCGATGAAGACCGTCAAGGAAAGCGGCGTGCCGCTCGAGCGCAGCATCCGGCTGATGATCGAGACCACCGAGGAAACCGGTGGCGACGGCATGAAGTACTACCGCCAGCACACTACGCTGCCCGAGTACAACGTCGTGCTCGACAGCAAGTATCCGGCCGTCGTGGCCGAGAAAGGCGCGGGCACGCTGACCGTCTCGTTCGGCATCAAGGCGGCCGACGACAAGCGCGCGCCCAGCCAGGCCGACAGCAAGGGCCCGGCGATCGTCGCGATGCGCGGCGCGGCCTCGGCCAACGCCATTCCCGAAACCGCCACCGCGCGCATCGCCGCCGGCGATCCTGCCGCGGTGGCCGCCGCGCTGGAACAGGCGCGCGCCGAGTTCGTGCGCCGCTACACGCCGCGCGGCAAGTTCTCGATCGAGGTCAAGCGCGCCGGCAACGATGTCGAGGTCAAGGTCACCGGCGCCTCGGCGCACGGCTCGCGGCCCGAAGAAGGCGTGAACCCGCTGCCGCGGCTGGCGCTGTTCCTGCAGGCCAGCGGCGTGCGCTTTGCCGAAAACCACTACCTGAACGCGGTCCGCTACCTGAACGACCTGTACGGCCTGGACTACCTGGGCAACCGCATGGACGTTGCCTACCGCGATCCGTTCATGGGCCCGCTGACCATGTCGCCCACGCTGGTGCGCGAGCGCGGCGAATACGTCGATGTGGTCACCAACGTGCGCATGCCGCGCGGGCGCACGCCGGACGAGCTGGGCGGCAAGATCACCAAGCGCATCTTCGGCTGGGCCGCCACCCATGGGCCGGTCGAGATCAAGTACGACCAGGGCAACTGGATGGCGCGCGATCCGAAGGGCGCGTGGCTGTCCACGCTGCTGAACATCTTTGGCGACACCACCGGGCTCGAAGCCAAGCCGGTCTCCACCGCCGGCAGCACCACCGCCAAGCTGATGCCCAACGCCATCAACTTCGGGCCGGCCATGCCGGGCAAGAAATACACCGCGCACAACGCGCGCGAGTACAAGGAAGTGGCCGACCTCAATCTCGATATGCAGATGTTCACCGAGATGCTGGTGCGGATCGGCAACCTGGACAAGATGCAGTAAGCCGGCCTTTCATTTTTGCCCCTGTCCCGCGCGCGGGACAGGGGCAAGATTCATTACAGCCCCAGCTCGCTCAAGCCCGGATGCCCGTCCGGGCGGCGGCCCAGCGGCCAGTGGAACTTGCGGTCCTCTGACCGGATCGGCGCATCGTTGATGCAGGCAAAGCGCCTGCGCATCAGCCCCGCCTCATCGAATTCCCAGTTCTCGTTGCCATATGACCGGTACCAGTTGCCGGAATCGTCGTGCCATTCATAGGCAAAACGCACGGCGATGCGGTTCTCCTCGTGCACCCATAGCTCCTTGATCAGGCGGTAGTCCAGCTCCTTCTGCCATTTGCGCTGCAGGAACGCGACGATATCAGCGCGGCCGTTGACGAACTCGGCGCGGTTGCGCCATGCGCTGTCGACGGTATAGGCCAGCGCCACGCGTTGCGGGTCGCGGCTGTTCCAGCCGTCCTCGGCGGCGCGGACCTTGGCCATGGCGGTTTCGTAGGTAAACGGGGGCAGCGGCGGGCGGAT
Encoded here:
- a CDS encoding GlxA family transcriptional regulator, producing MPAPTAAIAPSSQNVPLHVRLLWLPQAMPGSLFTTLDVLRTVAGVASLQRPGAAPTLSWQLCRANGRTLATELPGLVSSTRRARVPGSRTLLVIPALLASNAPQLGELVLRDAAALRLVERHARAGGWIAACASGMVLPLQLGLLDGASVGAPWMFQSWMARQYPHCDLTSDAAMSVHGHVFSCVAPALQVEFMLRVLGHLHDPDLAQAASRLMLFQPERQRSVPALVSQRWLGRTADSPVYRAILWLRDHVSEPYRLAAVAQAAAVSERTLLRHFRQVTGMTPLDYLHTLRVERARMLLEVTLHGTHAIAEACGYSDAAAFRRLFQRAAGMSMSDYRARFALRARRRYWRMEDTAAKRAAQRGAQR
- a CDS encoding BON domain-containing protein, whose protein sequence is MQSSEAVLTQARAALAHVPYQGHVLHPTIQLRLSDGALILEGEVADIVDKTRAAATLRRVDGVTSVIDHLRVANGGAPVGDGELRDAVCERLLNAVEFHNCKICARVKGKPEAMREPVNERNGWIEVAVQDGVVTLWGQVISLSHMRLAGVLAWWSRGCRCVVNELVVAPAEADRDDEITEALMLVLETDPFVDAAQVSAHTQDRVVTLEGCVSNERTRRQAERDAWYVQGVEDVVNHISLRP
- a CDS encoding AMP-binding protein — its product is MRDYAQAFDGFSYDDAVARQLHGSLAAMNACVECCDRHAQPGRIALNWEGRNGDARSWTFAELQALSAQFAGFLTAQGVQPGDRVAGLLPRNAELLVTILGTWRAGAVYQPLFTAFGPKAIEHRLNASGAKVVVTDTANRPKLDEVGGCPAIVTVTGTQGSAEQHALSAGDFSFWAELARQPASFAPVMRRGDDPFLMMFTSGTTGPAKPLLVPLKAIAAFAGYMRDAVDLRDDDAFWNLADPGWAYGLYYAVTGPLSLGHATTFYDGPFTVDSTCRVIRKYGITNLAGSPTAYRLLIAAGEAVSGPLRGQLRAVSSAGEPLNPEVIRWFASELGVTIHDHYGQTELGMVLCNHHALAHPVRMGAAGFASPGHRVVVVDDALRELPAGQPGTLALDLKRSPMCWFGGYHGTPTGAFAGDYYLTGDSAELNDDGSISFIGRADDVITTSGYRVGPFDVESALIEHPAVVEAAVIGKPDPERTELIKAFAVLDPHHQGSPELAETLRLHVRQRLAAHAYPREVEFVAELPKTPSGKVQRFILRNQEVARARAAAGA
- a CDS encoding SOS response-associated peptidase: MCTNYAPVQRRILREIFGVEPPAGVYKAETYPDYAAPIVRADDGGARSADLAAFGMVPRARIPPGARRYDTTNARSETVGERPAFARYWRQGQLCLIPATAFYEFAYPDNVADGAAPGKPVRWRVWLPGEPAFGIAGLWRGWPDQALSFTMLTVNSAQHPLLQRFHKPGDEKRAVVIVPRAQWDDWLACRDPEIARTFLRLLPADALHAEPAPKVQGAPIPDAD